The following is a genomic window from Rhododendron vialii isolate Sample 1 chromosome 9a, ASM3025357v1.
CATCTTGTAGCTCTCTTCGTTCTCCTCGTCTTCGAACCTCAAGCACTGAAATCCAAAACCACGACACAGTGACACGCACACATAAATCCTTATCACGTCAAACAACATTCAAACAGTTATTCACAAactaaaactgaatcaattactGACCGCGAATTCCTCGGAGTTTTCGCCGTCGGAACGCAAACGAAGTGAATCGGAGGTGGACCTAGAGAACTGCTGACTGTATTGGAGGAACAACGAGAACGTCGGCGATGGAGTAATGTCGTCGGTGATCGATTTCTCCGAAAACTCGCTTCCTGATTCGAACAGTATCGACGGAGTGTACTCGTCCGAGAAGTCTATGTCCGAGCTGTCGTGGAAAACCTCCGACTGGAGATCGGTGAACGCCGACGAGTAATCCGAATCGTGGTCGTCGTAGCAGACGAGCTCCGACTCGGAGCAAGCGAGGTCGGAGTCTCCCCCGCTGAGCTTCGGCGGCCTCTGTTCTGTCGTCGAGTCGGATTTCGAAACGGTTTGTTTTCGTGAAACTTCTGACAATTCGAAGTCGTTTTTGATCGAATTCTCCTCTCCAGCCGTCGGAATTTTCCTCGAAAACTCGCACGACAACTCGGATTTCGCGGTAGTTACAGAGTGCTCTTCGATTACTCCAAATTCATGCGAGTTTATCTCTCTCGCCTCGTCCACTCCAGAGCATGACTGAACGCAAGAGGAATCTCtctcctcctcatcctcctccttctctctcttcggAACTTTCTGGAACTGTTTACTCTGTCCGAAACTGATCTCCTCCAAGCGTCTCTTCTTTGGAGAGGCTACTCGCTGCTTGTTATTCACCGAAATTCGGCTGGATTCGCAGGAGACTTCTCTGGTCAAGTGAGAAGAAGCTATCGAAGCCGCCGGAGAAGTGGCTAAGCGTATCGGAGAGATGTGCTTTCGGCGGCGACGGGGGAGGCTCGACCGGAGCTTCTTGAGGCGCTGCTGCATTGGTTGGGCTTCACGCTTCATTTTGGACAATCCGTTGAAGAAAATGTGTGAAGTGACGAgaagttgaaacttgaaagctGTAACTGTTCTGTTCGGAATGTGAGGACTGGAGGTGATGTGAAGTGAAAGCAGTTGAGAACTCGGCCCATTGCGTGAAGCGGGGGATTTATAGGACACGTGACATGGGGAACGGAACTGGTATTACTACAGAAAATTACAGTTAACCCCCCTAACTATGTATGACTCGACTGCAATTTGCTGACTCTCGGTGGGGAATGTATTTTGGATTTATTAAAGTTCCGTTCTTTTgtacttaacttaaatttaaattattatCTTTTAATTCAGTTCATTCTTCTGCAAGATTATACATGACTTATTTCCCATATTTTCCAAATAAGCCTCAAGGCATATGTGAAATGTCCAAAATACCCCTCTATTTTGAAGATTGCATAGacttaacttattttcatttaaaaatGGAAGGGCAATATTGTAATTGTGTGTTAGgcaattaagtttaagtttagAAGAATGGATGAActaatcttattttcatttaagttccaaaaagagaagaaaaaataagttaagattaagttaagttcaaaagaacggGACCTTCATATAAATATAGATTTGTTTGGAATGTATCTTTATAACACGATTATTCGCACCATTTTGTGTATACCTCAACCAAAATCGGAGCCTTGAAGCTAACAACTAGGCAAATCCACCGGTGGCTCCAAGGTTTGCAAATGCTTGGCTTTTGCGAGTTTCGAACATGCAACCTCACGAAAGACATACACTTATTAGCTTTCTCATGTTTATTTGACCAAACCCCTTGGAGTTATTTATTTTGAATGTTCTAAGAGGTTAATTTGCATTACAGAATTAGGAATATTTtagagtttgaaaactttgatatAATATTGTTAGGGTACAAATactatacatgtatatacacgCACACGCATAGAGATTTTTGGGGTCGCGTATATTTATTGAAtgactaagagcatccgcatcagACTCTTCAAATTTCAGACCAAATTACTCtttaaaaagtcactttattactttaactTGTCACCTTTTAAATGCCTATTGCATCAGActctctatttttatttattagactctctatttttatttattttattttgttggaaaCAAATTGGGACTAGCCGTTACCCAACTGTTGGGATTTTTTACTGTTGGATTTTTTATTGCATCCCAACGGTCCTTTGTGGCATCAGAACTCCTCCATATATATTTCTTCATGTCTTCCATCTCCTACATACTACTACTTCCACTCATTCTCCACCACCTGTTCTTGCATTCCATCAAGGAGAACAATTCTAGCTTCATTTTCTTAACATGTATCTTGAGTCTCTAGATAATATGATTCTATATGATTCCGACTCCGACGATGATTTGGAGATTATTATAATAGCTGCCATGGAAGCACAACGGTTGGAAGTCGAGAGTTCATCATCACGACGAAGTTCTACTCAACCTCGCAATTTCATTCAGCGTGATCATTTGGGAGGACATCGGAGGGTCTTTCTCGACTATTTTAATGATC
Proteins encoded in this region:
- the LOC131301694 gene encoding cyclin-SDS, translated to MKREAQPMQQRLKKLRSSLPRRRRKHISPIRLATSPAASIASSHLTREVSCESSRISVNNKQRVASPKKRRLEEISFGQSKQFQKVPKREKEEDEEERDSSCVQSCSGVDEAREINSHEFGVIEEHSVTTAKSELSCEFSRKIPTAGEENSIKNDFELSEVSRKQTVSKSDSTTEQRPPKLSGGDSDLACSESELVCYDDHDSDYSSAFTDLQSEVFHDSSDIDFSDEYTPSILFESGSEFSEKSITDDITPSPTFSLFLQYSQQFSRSTSDSLRLRSDGENSEEFACLRFEDEENEESYKMLRNRERRQAYFHDYAEEYCSATEYGELVIQQRLRMVQWIVEQSTKKKFQKETMFLGVNLLDRFLSKGYFITERNLQIVGIACLALATRIEENQPFNSMRQKTFRVDCNTYSRCEVVAMEWLVQEVLNFQCYLPTIYNFLWFYLKAAKANKEVEKTAKYLAVVALLGHEQLSYWTSTVAAGLVVLASLASNQDASCDRVMETHLRTKEDDLPGCMKSLEWLIKYAC